In Plantibacter sp. PA-3-X8, one DNA window encodes the following:
- a CDS encoding DUF4011 domain-containing protein has translation MTGDASDRGADDEQSAAGSLSAAGSSPAGPTSVSIRVSATPTLSYAMAHCSIAVIDEIVLENHGGERRAASVEIDVVTADGPLTDTKVLLADLGEDRTTLLRSPEVLLDPRRMLLVEEQRPGVIRVTVRDAAGTQLGTVDSPVTVLASNQWIAAPVQLGLELLAAHVQPNALVVSELMLEVSDLLDKQTGNSSLATYQLDDPARIDAIVAAVWDAARARDIRYAEPPASWGQSGQKVRTPEEVLTSHLGTCLDTTVLLASVLEAIGIHPLLWLLKDHIFLGYWRVQTTLDVVASTDVSEAVNSLELGRIGVVETTMLTGSSATFADASRRPHTDHLAGSLDDFIGITDVVQARLRKIYPLPSRRINAEGEPVVTLYQAPEARALTQDAPATAESTAAGHGPDVPKRVSTWKNALLDLSLRNKLINYTDRSGFELAVPGPALGRLEDSINHGTPLTLVASDSVATIDQQRGIRFGRDLDESDRINFLEDKKSAFIDVTEAAYPTKLRALAYKAKTIVEETGANNLYLAFGMLSWRFGDRDLRSPLVLVPVTLTTTSRGSSYRLTLDESGSSTPNYCLLEKLRLSFGLEIPGLANPVEDGSGIDLPAAFTAVRQAILDAGLPFRVEETASLSILQFAKYRLWKDLDENWETLASNSLVDHLINSPLEAYADPTPAQTDTDLDRLGLDCPVAADSSQLDAVAEAVAGRTFVLEGPPGTGKSQTITNLLARSLAEGKKVLFVAEKRAALNVVKQRLEDVGLGAFSLDLHDKGARPNVVRAQIKTGLDLRTKADIDALSTNRELSESGLRTLTRYADRLHEVNAAGFSLYSARSRLLAMDHDLVPMAIPEQLVAAGTPEAFEQLRQVFRDLPERSDLARPSTTHPWAFLDGPSAPGLDAATVQQAGRALDTALTSTLDAGLPMDALRLASRPDLLGLWSTAVAAPRLPTGALMAGTRPEDFVRLDDALAAAEQLRDAQAEWRSTFTPAILDRDIAGPRHAAEQAAASSFFGRKKRLRAALAQLSDVLAVDATSFKVKQLVPQLTEAKAAQDRLVQLRGTLRSTALPLVGDRWNPLVEPTQPVRELLGWYRWLSEGFRLPGTPDDAFITAVRDQYATTQPSQQAAQALTTLASTWSDFLRIASVSTERLSAWSGGEGFLQAWWSTRDSRRLDAAEPVVLERWLDLVRVIEPLRTHGLDDVRAAILAGRIETEDATLAFEKGLAQASIDERERTTTLDAFDATAHNRSVTRFTTSVKAVREELPRAIPASVLGLRTFSSQSESGQVGGLRRQIDRQRGGMSVRALLENFGELITQIMPCTLASPESVARFFPAAAELFDIVVFDEASQIRVADAIGAMGRSRSVVVVGDSKQMPPTTFAEAGATIDDDADFTSEVLQDEESILSECVQARVPSKWLSWHYRSQDESLIAFSNHHYYDSQLSSFPAPFAGAGDGGVAGHGLAFVRLDGQFERGGRGKSLRTNPVEAQAIVEEISRRFEASPDETPSLGVITFNAQQRTLIEDLLRDSADPRIALALDEQDGLFVKNLENVQGDERDTILFSIAFSANEKGVIPLNFGPLTRAGGERRLNVAVTRARRQVVLFASFDPSELRAEQTSSIGIKHLKAYLELAQRGSEAAGEDGRRQAIVDRHRDEIADELRYAGHAVRTDVGLSDFRVDISIATEAEPDRPLVAVLLDGASWRERRTVADRDGLPVEVLSGLMRWPGVERVWLPEWLHHREEVLDRLVAAVEAAAERVAAGSAVPEVSGVAESDAADASVADDADAARDASDAPSPVRSARVREWSERLASLETLSEFRDRKVGSVAAVETAPGAVASDRHPELSEYQPWDAPMLGGIEVLDRLPGRQSVVAVQGAIRAAVEAEGPIHVTRLAKLVAGAFGLDRVVGSRAKSILDKVPAELLGRSDEPFAWPTSIDPLTWRGARQSSAEAARAIEHISLVEIANAMAIAAEESAGLSPDELRRETLAIFGGKRVTAAIGARLDEALEFGLGSERLARNGEDTIVAQTV, from the coding sequence TTGACAGGAGACGCCAGCGATCGCGGAGCGGACGACGAGCAGAGCGCCGCAGGCTCCTTGTCTGCAGCAGGCTCCTCTCCCGCAGGCCCCACCTCCGTCTCCATCCGCGTCAGCGCGACGCCGACGCTCAGCTACGCGATGGCGCACTGCAGCATCGCGGTGATCGACGAGATCGTCCTCGAGAACCACGGCGGGGAACGCCGGGCGGCGTCCGTCGAGATCGACGTCGTCACCGCCGACGGCCCTCTCACCGACACCAAGGTGCTCCTCGCCGACCTCGGCGAAGACCGCACCACCCTCCTCCGCAGCCCCGAGGTCCTCCTCGACCCACGCCGCATGCTCCTCGTCGAAGAACAGCGTCCCGGCGTCATCCGCGTCACCGTGCGCGACGCCGCAGGTACCCAGCTCGGCACCGTCGATAGCCCCGTCACCGTGCTCGCGTCCAACCAGTGGATCGCCGCACCCGTGCAGCTCGGCCTCGAACTCCTCGCCGCCCACGTGCAGCCCAACGCGCTCGTCGTCAGCGAACTCATGCTCGAGGTCTCCGACCTCCTCGACAAGCAGACCGGCAACAGCTCCCTCGCCACCTATCAACTCGACGACCCCGCCCGCATCGATGCCATCGTCGCCGCCGTCTGGGACGCCGCCCGCGCCCGCGACATCCGCTACGCCGAACCGCCGGCCAGCTGGGGCCAGAGCGGCCAGAAGGTCCGCACCCCCGAGGAAGTCCTCACCAGCCACCTCGGTACCTGCCTCGACACCACCGTCCTGCTCGCGTCCGTCCTCGAAGCCATCGGCATCCACCCCCTCCTCTGGCTCCTCAAAGACCACATCTTCCTCGGCTACTGGCGCGTCCAGACCACCCTCGACGTCGTCGCCAGCACCGACGTCTCCGAAGCCGTCAACTCCCTCGAACTCGGCCGCATCGGCGTCGTCGAGACCACCATGCTCACCGGCAGCTCCGCCACCTTCGCCGACGCCTCTCGCCGGCCCCACACCGACCACCTCGCGGGCTCGCTCGACGACTTCATCGGCATCACCGACGTCGTCCAGGCCCGCCTCCGCAAGATCTACCCGCTGCCGAGCCGCCGGATCAACGCCGAGGGCGAACCCGTCGTCACCCTCTACCAGGCACCCGAAGCCCGCGCCCTCACGCAGGACGCCCCGGCCACCGCCGAGTCGACCGCCGCCGGCCACGGCCCCGACGTCCCGAAGCGCGTCTCCACCTGGAAGAACGCCCTCCTCGACCTCAGCCTCCGCAACAAGCTCATCAACTACACCGACCGTTCCGGCTTCGAGCTCGCCGTCCCCGGCCCCGCGCTCGGCCGCCTCGAGGACAGCATCAACCACGGCACCCCGCTCACCCTCGTCGCCTCCGACAGCGTCGCCACGATCGACCAGCAGCGCGGCATCCGCTTCGGCCGCGACCTCGACGAGAGCGACCGCATCAACTTCCTCGAGGACAAGAAGAGCGCCTTCATCGACGTCACCGAGGCCGCCTACCCGACGAAGCTCCGCGCCCTCGCCTACAAGGCCAAGACGATCGTCGAGGAGACCGGCGCCAACAACCTCTACCTCGCGTTCGGCATGCTGAGCTGGCGCTTCGGCGACCGCGACCTCCGCTCACCCCTCGTGCTCGTGCCCGTCACGCTCACGACCACGAGCCGCGGCTCCTCCTACCGCCTCACCCTCGACGAGTCGGGCTCCTCCACACCCAATTACTGCCTGCTCGAGAAGCTGCGCCTGAGTTTCGGCCTCGAGATCCCCGGACTCGCCAACCCCGTCGAGGACGGCTCCGGCATCGACCTCCCGGCCGCGTTCACCGCCGTGCGCCAGGCGATCCTCGACGCCGGCCTGCCGTTCCGCGTGGAGGAGACGGCGTCGCTGTCGATCCTCCAGTTCGCGAAGTACCGGCTGTGGAAGGACCTCGACGAGAACTGGGAGACGCTCGCCTCCAACAGCCTCGTCGACCACCTCATCAACTCGCCGCTCGAGGCCTATGCCGACCCCACGCCGGCGCAGACCGACACCGACCTCGACCGCCTCGGCCTCGACTGCCCGGTCGCCGCCGACTCCTCGCAGCTCGACGCCGTCGCCGAAGCGGTAGCCGGCCGCACCTTCGTGCTCGAGGGCCCTCCCGGCACCGGCAAGTCGCAAACCATCACCAACCTCCTCGCCCGGTCGCTCGCCGAGGGCAAGAAGGTCCTGTTCGTCGCCGAGAAGCGTGCGGCGCTCAACGTGGTGAAGCAGCGGCTCGAAGACGTCGGACTCGGCGCGTTCTCGCTCGACCTCCACGACAAGGGCGCCAGGCCCAACGTCGTCCGCGCGCAGATCAAGACCGGCCTCGACCTCCGCACCAAGGCCGACATCGACGCGCTGAGCACCAACCGCGAGCTGTCGGAATCCGGCCTCCGCACGCTCACCCGCTATGCCGACCGCCTCCACGAGGTCAACGCCGCCGGCTTCTCCCTCTACTCCGCGCGGAGTCGCCTGCTCGCGATGGACCACGACCTCGTCCCGATGGCGATCCCCGAGCAACTCGTCGCCGCCGGCACGCCCGAGGCGTTCGAGCAGCTGCGGCAGGTGTTCCGCGACCTCCCCGAGCGTTCCGACCTCGCGCGTCCGAGCACGACGCACCCGTGGGCGTTCCTCGACGGCCCGTCGGCTCCCGGGCTCGACGCCGCGACCGTGCAGCAGGCCGGCCGCGCGCTGGATACGGCCCTAACCTCGACCCTCGACGCAGGCCTCCCGATGGACGCGTTGCGCCTCGCGTCGCGCCCCGACCTCCTCGGCCTCTGGTCGACCGCGGTCGCCGCACCGCGCCTGCCGACCGGCGCGCTCATGGCGGGAACGCGGCCCGAGGACTTCGTCCGGCTCGACGACGCCCTCGCGGCAGCCGAACAGCTTCGCGACGCCCAGGCCGAGTGGCGCTCGACGTTCACGCCCGCCATCCTCGACCGCGACATCGCCGGCCCCCGCCACGCGGCCGAGCAGGCCGCGGCGTCGAGCTTCTTCGGTCGCAAGAAGCGGCTGCGGGCCGCGCTCGCCCAGCTGAGTGACGTGCTGGCCGTCGACGCGACCTCGTTCAAGGTGAAGCAGCTCGTTCCGCAGCTCACCGAGGCGAAGGCGGCGCAGGACCGTCTCGTCCAGCTGCGCGGCACGCTCCGATCCACCGCGCTCCCGCTCGTCGGCGACCGCTGGAACCCGCTCGTCGAGCCGACCCAGCCCGTGCGCGAACTGCTCGGCTGGTACCGCTGGCTGTCGGAGGGCTTCCGCCTGCCGGGCACCCCCGACGACGCGTTCATCACCGCCGTCCGCGACCAGTACGCCACGACCCAGCCGTCGCAGCAGGCGGCCCAGGCACTGACGACGCTCGCGAGCACCTGGAGCGACTTCCTGCGCATCGCGTCCGTCAGCACCGAGCGTCTCTCGGCGTGGTCGGGTGGCGAGGGCTTCCTGCAGGCCTGGTGGTCGACGCGCGACTCCCGCCGTCTCGACGCCGCCGAGCCCGTCGTCCTCGAACGCTGGCTCGACCTCGTGCGGGTCATCGAACCGCTGCGCACCCACGGGCTCGACGACGTCCGCGCTGCGATCCTCGCCGGTCGCATCGAGACCGAGGACGCGACGCTCGCCTTCGAGAAGGGCCTCGCGCAGGCGTCGATCGACGAGCGCGAGCGCACCACCACGCTCGACGCCTTCGACGCCACCGCCCACAACCGCAGCGTCACCCGCTTCACCACGAGCGTGAAGGCCGTGCGCGAGGAGCTGCCGCGGGCGATCCCGGCGTCGGTGCTCGGGCTGCGGACGTTCAGTTCGCAGTCGGAGAGCGGTCAGGTCGGCGGGCTGCGTCGGCAGATCGACCGTCAGCGCGGCGGCATGAGCGTCCGTGCCCTGCTCGAGAACTTCGGCGAGCTCATCACGCAGATCATGCCGTGCACACTCGCGAGCCCGGAGTCGGTCGCGCGGTTCTTCCCGGCCGCGGCCGAGCTGTTCGACATCGTCGTGTTCGACGAGGCGTCGCAGATCCGCGTCGCCGACGCGATCGGGGCGATGGGACGCTCGCGCTCGGTCGTGGTCGTGGGCGACAGCAAGCAGATGCCGCCGACGACCTTCGCCGAGGCCGGCGCGACGATCGACGACGACGCCGACTTCACGAGCGAGGTGTTGCAGGACGAGGAGTCGATCCTCTCCGAGTGCGTGCAGGCGCGGGTGCCGAGCAAGTGGCTGTCGTGGCACTACCGCAGCCAGGACGAGTCGCTCATCGCGTTCTCGAACCACCACTACTACGACAGCCAGTTGTCATCGTTCCCGGCGCCGTTCGCGGGCGCGGGCGACGGTGGGGTCGCGGGTCACGGGCTGGCGTTCGTGCGGCTCGACGGGCAATTCGAGCGGGGCGGTCGTGGCAAGTCGTTGCGGACGAACCCGGTGGAGGCGCAGGCGATCGTCGAGGAGATCTCACGCCGCTTCGAGGCCTCGCCGGACGAGACGCCGTCGCTCGGGGTCATCACCTTCAACGCGCAGCAGCGGACACTGATCGAGGATCTGCTGCGCGACAGCGCCGACCCGCGGATCGCGCTGGCGCTCGACGAGCAGGACGGGCTCTTCGTCAAGAACCTGGAGAACGTGCAGGGCGACGAGCGCGACACGATCCTGTTCTCGATCGCGTTCAGTGCGAACGAGAAGGGCGTGATCCCGTTGAACTTCGGTCCGCTCACACGGGCTGGCGGTGAGCGGCGGTTGAACGTCGCGGTGACGCGGGCGCGGCGGCAGGTGGTGTTGTTCGCGAGCTTCGACCCGTCGGAGCTGCGGGCAGAACAGACGTCGTCGATCGGCATCAAGCACCTGAAGGCGTACCTGGAGCTGGCGCAGCGGGGGAGTGAGGCGGCCGGCGAGGACGGTCGTCGTCAGGCGATCGTCGACCGCCACCGCGACGAGATCGCCGACGAGCTCCGCTACGCCGGGCACGCGGTGCGGACGGACGTTGGTTTGTCGGACTTCCGCGTGGACATCAGCATCGCGACCGAGGCGGAGCCGGACCGACCGCTGGTGGCGGTGTTGCTCGATGGGGCGTCGTGGCGTGAGCGTCGGACGGTCGCGGACCGTGACGGACTGCCGGTCGAGGTGCTGAGCGGCCTGATGCGGTGGCCGGGCGTCGAGCGCGTGTGGTTGCCGGAGTGGTTGCACCACCGCGAGGAGGTGCTGGACCGGTTGGTCGCGGCGGTTGAGGCTGCGGCTGAGCGGGTAGCTGCGGGGAGTGCGGTGCCGGAGGTGTCGGGTGTTGCGGAGTCGGATGCCGCTGATGCGTCGGTTGCCGACGATGCGGACGCCGCTCGCGATGCCTCGGATGCGCCCTCACCCGTTCGCAGCGCCCGCGTGCGCGAGTGGTCGGAGCGGCTGGCGTCGCTGGAGACCCTGTCGGAGTTCCGTGACCGCAAGGTCGGTTCGGTGGCTGCGGTCGAGACAGCCCCGGGGGCGGTCGCGTCCGATCGGCACCCAGAACTGTCGGAGTACCAGCCCTGGGACGCACCCATGCTGGGTGGGATCGAAGTGCTCGACCGCTTGCCCGGGCGGCAGTCGGTCGTCGCGGTGCAGGGCGCGATCCGTGCTGCGGTGGAGGCCGAGGGACCGATCCATGTGACGCGCCTGGCGAAGCTGGTCGCGGGTGCGTTCGGTCTGGACCGGGTGGTGGGTTCGCGGGCGAAGTCGATCCTCGACAAGGTCCCGGCCGAGTTGCTGGGTCGCTCCGACGAGCCGTTCGCCTGGCCGACCTCGATCGACCCGCTCACGTGGCGCGGTGCTCGTCAGTCCTCGGCGGAAGCCGCCCGAGCGATCGAGCACATCTCCCTGGTGGAGATCGCGAACGCGATGGCGATCGCCGCGGAGGAGTCCGCCGGCCTCTCGCCCGACGAACTCCGCCGCGAGACCCTCGCGATCTTCGGTGGCAAGCGAGTCACCGCTGCGATCGGAGCCCGCCTCGACGAGGCCCTCGAGTTCGGGCTGGGCTCGGAGCGCCTGGCGCGGAATGGGGAAGACACCATCGTGGCTCAGACCGTTTGA
- a CDS encoding Swt1 family HEPN domain-containing protein produces MDASELNSAVGQGLELLGSGLRPLVEGAFAEVVPGVEWTRILEEKDRAAGGGHGRYSVTDVPLMLRAMTERIGELGYPFDRVLSRSARGYASELREVRNAWAHNAGFTEQSAYRALDSMQL; encoded by the coding sequence GTGGACGCTTCTGAACTCAACTCCGCCGTCGGCCAGGGGCTCGAGCTGCTTGGGTCGGGCCTTCGCCCGCTTGTGGAAGGCGCCTTCGCTGAGGTCGTGCCCGGGGTCGAGTGGACGCGGATCCTTGAGGAGAAGGACCGTGCAGCCGGGGGTGGCCACGGGCGGTACTCGGTTACCGACGTGCCGCTCATGCTTCGGGCGATGACCGAGCGGATCGGGGAGCTGGGGTACCCGTTCGACCGCGTGCTGTCGCGGAGCGCTCGCGGGTATGCGAGTGAGCTTCGGGAGGTTCGGAACGCCTGGGCCCACAACGCAGGGTTCACGGAGCAGTCGGCCTATCGGGCGTTGGATTCGATGCAGTTGTAG
- the tdh gene encoding L-threonine 3-dehydrogenase — MLALWKRPDTAGFELVERAMPAMGSDDVLIRVHRTGICGTDLHIESWDPWAAGAVDAPLVPGHEFSGEVVEVGSRVEGIPVGAAVSGEGHLVCGTCRNCRSGRRHLCRHTRGLGVNLDGAFAEYVVLPASNVWVHGDQVTPDLGALFDPLGNAVHTALSFPILGEDVLITGCGPIGLMAIAVCRVAGARNIVATDVVADRLEKALAVGADRVVDVSKERVADAQAELGMLEGFDIGLEMSGQAAAASELIENLNTGGKVALLGLPSTNIEIDWTKVITRMITIKGIYGREMFDTWHHASAMVDHSPELRNALESLVTARFPLASWQDAFDTARGGAAGKVLIDWTDTRDAVITGVVDEQAPVAAHAATAA; from the coding sequence TTGCTCGCCCTCTGGAAACGACCCGACACCGCCGGTTTCGAACTCGTCGAGCGCGCGATGCCGGCCATGGGTTCCGACGACGTCCTCATCCGCGTCCATCGCACCGGCATCTGCGGCACCGACCTCCACATCGAGTCGTGGGACCCGTGGGCGGCCGGCGCGGTCGACGCCCCGCTCGTGCCCGGCCATGAGTTCTCCGGTGAGGTCGTCGAGGTCGGCAGCCGCGTCGAGGGGATACCCGTCGGCGCAGCGGTCTCCGGTGAGGGGCACCTCGTTTGCGGCACGTGCCGCAACTGCCGCTCCGGCCGCCGCCACCTCTGCCGCCACACCCGCGGCCTGGGCGTCAACCTCGACGGCGCCTTCGCCGAGTACGTCGTCCTGCCGGCCTCCAACGTCTGGGTCCACGGCGACCAGGTCACCCCCGACCTCGGCGCCCTCTTCGACCCCCTCGGCAACGCCGTCCACACGGCCCTCAGCTTCCCGATCCTCGGCGAAGACGTCCTCATCACCGGCTGCGGCCCCATCGGCCTCATGGCCATCGCCGTCTGCCGGGTGGCCGGTGCGCGCAACATCGTCGCGACCGACGTCGTCGCCGACCGCCTCGAGAAGGCCCTCGCCGTCGGCGCGGACCGCGTCGTCGACGTCTCGAAGGAACGGGTCGCCGACGCCCAGGCCGAGCTCGGCATGCTCGAGGGCTTCGACATCGGCCTCGAGATGTCGGGACAGGCTGCCGCCGCCAGCGAGCTCATCGAGAACCTCAACACCGGCGGCAAGGTTGCGCTCCTCGGTCTGCCCTCGACCAACATCGAGATCGACTGGACCAAGGTCATCACCCGCATGATCACCATCAAGGGCATCTACGGCCGCGAGATGTTCGACACCTGGCACCACGCGAGCGCGATGGTCGACCACAGCCCCGAGCTCCGTAACGCCCTCGAATCGCTCGTGACCGCCCGCTTCCCGCTCGCCTCCTGGCAGGACGCGTTCGACACCGCACGCGGGGGAGCGGCGGGCAAGGTGCTCATCGACTGGACCGACACCCGCGACGCCGTGATCACCGGCGTCGTCGACGAGCAGGCACCGGTCGCCGCGCACGCCGCGACCGCCGCCTGA
- a CDS encoding glycine C-acetyltransferase encodes MYGTIKTQLRDQLDRIEADDLTKREFAITSRQGSHVTIDDREVRNFCANNYLGLANEPSIVDAAKVALDEWGYGLASVRFICGTQQIHRDLEQELSAFLGTEDTILFSSCFDANGAVFGALFGEHDAIISDALNHASLIDGIRLSKARRLRYRNRNMADLEQQLMNAADARRTVIVTDGVFSMDGFYAPLDEICDLADRYGALVLVDDSHAVGFVGPGGRGTPELFGVQDRVDILTGTLGKALGGASGGYVSAKQEIVDVLRQSGRPYLFSNSLAPSLVAGARRAVELAVEGDELREGLFRKADLFRARMTEEGFRLLEGSHPIIPVMFDDEQQAVQVAARMLEQGIYVIPFSFPVVPRGEARIRVQISAAHSEQDIEDCVAAFVAARG; translated from the coding sequence ATGTACGGCACCATCAAGACGCAACTGCGCGACCAGCTCGACCGCATCGAGGCCGACGACCTCACGAAGCGCGAGTTCGCGATCACGTCCCGCCAAGGCAGTCACGTGACGATCGACGACCGCGAGGTGCGGAACTTCTGCGCCAACAACTACCTCGGCCTCGCCAACGAGCCGTCGATCGTCGATGCGGCGAAGGTGGCGCTCGACGAGTGGGGCTACGGGCTCGCGAGTGTCCGCTTCATCTGCGGCACGCAGCAGATCCACCGCGACCTCGAGCAGGAGCTGAGCGCCTTCCTCGGCACGGAGGACACCATCCTGTTCTCCTCCTGCTTCGACGCGAACGGAGCGGTCTTCGGGGCGCTGTTCGGCGAGCACGACGCGATCATCTCCGATGCGCTCAACCACGCGTCGCTCATCGACGGCATCCGCCTGAGCAAGGCCCGACGCCTGCGCTATCGCAACCGCAACATGGCCGACCTCGAGCAGCAGCTCATGAACGCGGCCGACGCACGTCGCACCGTGATCGTCACCGACGGCGTGTTCTCGATGGACGGCTTCTACGCACCCCTGGACGAGATCTGCGACCTCGCCGACCGCTACGGCGCGCTCGTCCTCGTCGACGACTCGCACGCCGTCGGCTTCGTCGGCCCGGGTGGTCGCGGAACGCCGGAGTTGTTCGGCGTGCAGGACCGCGTCGACATCCTCACCGGCACCCTCGGCAAGGCGCTCGGCGGTGCGTCGGGCGGGTACGTGAGTGCGAAGCAGGAGATCGTGGACGTGCTGCGGCAGTCGGGCCGGCCGTACCTCTTCTCGAACAGCCTGGCGCCGTCGCTCGTCGCCGGAGCGCGTCGGGCTGTGGAGCTCGCGGTGGAGGGTGACGAGCTGCGCGAGGGACTGTTCCGCAAAGCCGACCTGTTCCGTGCCCGCATGACCGAAGAGGGCTTCCGGCTGCTGGAAGGCTCGCACCCGATCATCCCGGTGATGTTCGACGACGAGCAGCAGGCGGTGCAGGTCGCGGCGCGGATGCTCGAGCAGGGCATCTACGTGATCCCGTTCAGCTTCCCCGTGGTGCCCCGCGGCGAGGCCCGCATCCGCGTGCAGATCAGTGCCGCCCACAGCGAGCAGGACATCGAGGACTGTGTCGCGGCCTTCGTGGCGGCGCGGGGGTAG
- a CDS encoding DUF2510 domain-containing protein, whose product MSSTTPPSATPAGWYTDYSDPTQQRYWDGAAWTTHTAPAAVTPPQQAATAPLVNQPLQLQKSAPPAFAAAPVPTPYAAQPGTASGMSGKAKGWIVAGAVVGSLLLVGGVSNAINGGRTEPVAIAQTATQTPSATPTPVPTATVEPIAEPAAPAVVDVAAFQAGASKHTADIDKDLDDMVTTLAEGGTWRLISNTAEISFNLGQLESLDAPASIAAEWAPALVGLQTNLDTLTTAVSGGDPATIQGAMDGVRASAAVLRDIGTRAA is encoded by the coding sequence ATGAGCTCGACCACCCCGCCCTCTGCCACGCCCGCCGGCTGGTACACCGATTACTCGGACCCGACACAGCAGCGCTACTGGGACGGTGCCGCATGGACCACCCACACCGCGCCCGCCGCAGTCACGCCTCCGCAGCAGGCGGCGACCGCTCCGCTCGTCAACCAGCCGCTCCAGCTGCAGAAGTCCGCGCCGCCCGCGTTCGCCGCCGCGCCGGTTCCGACCCCGTACGCCGCACAGCCAGGCACCGCGTCCGGCATGAGCGGCAAAGCGAAGGGTTGGATCGTCGCCGGCGCTGTCGTCGGTTCGCTCCTACTCGTCGGTGGCGTCTCGAATGCGATCAACGGCGGACGAACCGAGCCGGTTGCCATCGCTCAGACCGCAACCCAGACGCCTTCGGCAACGCCGACACCAGTTCCGACCGCGACGGTCGAGCCCATTGCCGAACCCGCTGCGCCCGCCGTGGTCGATGTCGCCGCGTTCCAGGCGGGCGCGAGCAAGCACACCGCCGACATCGACAAGGACCTCGACGACATGGTCACCACGCTGGCCGAAGGTGGCACCTGGCGGTTGATCTCGAACACGGCTGAGATCAGCTTCAACCTCGGTCAGCTGGAATCGCTGGACGCGCCGGCGTCGATCGCCGCCGAGTGGGCGCCCGCCCTCGTCGGACTGCAGACCAACCTCGACACGCTGACGACCGCGGTATCGGGCGGCGACCCAGCCACTATCCAGGGCGCGATGGACGGCGTCCGCGCGTCGGCCGCCGTGCTACGCGATATCGGTACTCGGGCGGCCTGA
- a CDS encoding VOC family protein: MQRERPSAPAGPGLHHVEVWLADVEAERAGWAWLLSRIGFSMESEWPGGESWEAGGTYVSLTASPNLSAESHDRRRPGVNHLAFRGGTREAVDAIMAAGPERGWRPLYQDRYPHAGGEQHYAGWLENEAGFKVEVVADPGLNGSRADDV, encoded by the coding sequence CTGCAGCGGGAGCGTCCGTCGGCGCCGGCCGGGCCCGGGCTGCATCACGTCGAGGTGTGGCTCGCAGATGTGGAGGCGGAGCGTGCGGGCTGGGCCTGGCTGCTGTCGCGTATCGGGTTCTCCATGGAGAGCGAATGGCCGGGCGGCGAGTCCTGGGAGGCCGGCGGCACTTACGTCTCGCTGACGGCGTCGCCGAACCTCAGTGCGGAGTCGCACGATCGGCGACGGCCGGGCGTGAACCATCTCGCGTTCCGCGGAGGCACGCGGGAGGCTGTCGACGCGATCATGGCGGCGGGCCCCGAGCGCGGCTGGCGGCCGCTGTACCAGGACCGCTATCCGCACGCCGGTGGCGAGCAGCACTACGCGGGCTGGCTTGAGAACGAGGCGGGGTTCAAGGTCGAGGTGGTCGCGGATCCCGGTCTCAACGGTTCGCGGGCTGACGACGTCTGA